The nucleotide window GTGTCCCGAGATTGAGGCCCTGAGATGTAGAGATTAATTCGAAAGCATTCATCACTGATGGCCTTTCTTCTCTCCTCTCAACAACAAGCTGCGCTGGCTCCTGCATTGaaaacatcttttgtttttaacaTACCCATACAAGAGTTGAGATAATACAATATGAACTGTATGGTGCAAAATCTTACCCCGGATTCATCGAAGATGGAGTTCACATCGTCCAGATTAACATCTGCTGTTTCAAATCTGGGAGGCTGATACCCCTTCTTGAACCACTCATTGTTAATAAGCTCTGCAATAGTTATTCTCTGCACAGACCATAAAACGATGATACAGAGTTATTAAACCTACAGATGCTGAACAGAATGAATTAAAAATGACGACAATGAACAGTAGAACTTACAGTGTTAACATTAGGGTCTAGTATTTTCTTGATGAGCTTCTTTGCACTTGTGGAGAACCAGGATGGGCAACTGAAATCCGCTTTGAAGATCTGCATGAAAAATCAGACTAAGTTTCAAGAAACCATTCAGAAAAAGGGAAGCCAAGTGCTTCTTGAGTTCTTGTCATGGTAGAGACTCGCAAACCTTCTTGTAAAGCGACATTAGGTTCGAATCTTCAAATGGGAGGTACCCTGCCATGAGGACAAAGAGAATCACTCCACATGACCATAGATCAGCCTTAGCTCCGTCATACCCTTTATTGTTTATAACCTGTACATGCAAGAGCACTGGACATGAGAACAAAAATATTTTACTGAATGGAGATAAgaacataatttttttttgagcACAGAGAGAAGAAcatcagcctgttcgttggttggtttctgggctgataagcccggctggtgctgatttgttgtgagagaaaaatactgtatcatggctgataagccctggctgaaaccaacaagcgaacatgctgcatAATTAAAAGCATTGATGTGGTGAAGTACCTCGGGAGCAACATAATTGGGAGTTCCACAGGTTGTATGCAGCAGACCATCCTCCTGCAAGTTAACAAAAGGATATTGAAAAATAATCAGCTGATTAGAAAATATTCCATTTGTTAGGTCCAGGTGAGAGAGTGAAAAGCATGGATCGAAATTTAATGCACAAACTATTTTATGACATTAGTATTTTTTATGCACATGTTTATCCAAAAAAGGCCAATTTACTTACTCGGACTTGTTGAGATAGTGCGCTCAACCCAAAATCCGAAACCTTGAGAGTGCCACTAGCATCAAGCAGAAGATTCTCAGGCTGAAAGAAAAAATGGAAAAAAGCACATATCAATCAAACACGGTTTGTCGCTGAACCTGCACACTTCTCTATATAAACTGTTAAGCAGTACTCACCTTGAGATCACGGTGGTAGACGCCTCTGCTATGGCAGTAATCGACCGCGTTGATCAGCTGCTGGAAATACTTCCTTGCATCATCCTCTTTCAGCCTTCCACGCGAAGCCTAATCCACAGAATCGGCGCAAATTCATCACATGCTCGATCGGAGCTGAGTGCATGATTCAGACAAGGATGAGAAGACCAGACACTCACGATTTTGTCGAAAAGTTCGCCACCGGTGACAAGCTCCATGACTATGTATATCTTTGTCTTGCTGGCCATCACCTTCATGAGAGGACACACACATAAGTGGACAGACACACACGGAAGTGGACAAGGACACAAAAGAGGGGACAAAAGGTAAAACTCATCAAGCAACAAATAATCAGTAGTACTCAGAAAGCATGGTTCTCTCTTTTTGAAAAGATCAACCAAGGCATAGTTTAGTCCAACGTCTATCATCAGTTCATTGCCGATCCAAAAGAAAATATTTGATTCTTAGTAGGAGGAAGAACAGAAAAATCGGTTTGGGGCCATTTTTACTCTGCTCTCACATATTGTTTCAGGTTACACAAGCATGAAAAATCCATTTATTGATCAGTCTTGCACAGAGGATTAATGCTTGGAAAATCTTATACCTCGTACATCCGGATGACGTTGGGGTGCCTGATGAGCTTCATGGTCGAAATCTCTCGCTTTATCTGCAAACAGCAACAGCACGAGCGCGTCAAAAGTCAGAAACTGGCCTCGAAGTCCGAGGACAAAGCTGACCGCCCCAGCCAAACAACGACGCACACGTTCCAACGGAAAGCGGGCGAGACGACGAAGCGAGACGCCCGTGCTCGCCTGCCTGCTACCGTCAAAGCTCGCCAGCGGGTGTATTAATTCTAACTGGTGGTCCAACTTCCTATTTAATTTTCAGACGATTCCATTTTTCGCATGGTGGCGGCTCTAGAGAAATTTCTGAAAGAAGACAAATTCTGACGCAACGCGACTTGCTTAGCTGCGAAGAGAAGTGTAGGATGTGGAGAAACGGAAAGGAGCGTGAAATTAAGTTTCACCGGACTTCCAAACGTGTTTCCCCTGAAGATCCATAAAAATCAACAGGAGGTAAGGAACAGCACGTGATTGAAAAGAAAACGACACGAGAGCGCACGTCTCCTATACAACTCATCGAAGAAGAGTCATGATCCATGAATGGAGGAGCAAACGCATGAAGAGAAAAAAGAGAATTTTTCGTAATTTTCAGATGAGAAAGAAGGAATGAATGGAACAGGAAACACGTAAtataagagagaaagagagaatttTTCGTCCTGGCTCTAATCTTCATCAGAGGAGAAAAGAAGGAACTGAATGGAACAGGAAACACGTAACAGAGCAGGAACAGAGAACGGGGTGAAGGTGAAGGAGAGAAAAAACAGGGGATCgatggcatggcatggcatgctTTACCTGGGCGATCATCTTGTGCTTGAGCACCTTCTCCTTGTCGAGGATCTTGATGGCGACATTCTCGCCGGTCTCGACGTTCCTGGCGAACTTGACCTTGGCGAAGGTGCCTTCGCCGAGGGTCCGGCCGAGCTCGTACCGCCCCACCCGGGTCCGGCCCACGGACACGCTCATCTTCTTGTCTTTCTTTCTTCCCGGGCTCCGGCCGGTGGGATCGGCGAAAAAGACGGTGCCTTTGCGGACGACGTACTAGATCCGAAAACGGTGGATTGCGCCTAAGACCTCTTCTTGTCGCAGGGCCTCCACTGGACGAACAGCTCCTGTTGCTCCTCgccttgctgccgctgccgcaTCAGGCCTCGCCTCGCTCTCTGCTCGCACACTGGTGTGTCAGTGCAGCCGCTGCGCGCTGCGGCATGGGACGGGAGGGGATCGATCGGCTGGCGGTCGGAGGCAGGGGGAGAGGGTAATGGTGCctggcgatggtggtggttgtTGTGGGTCGGGTagcggaggcgaggaggaggagacgggAGCTGGGTATCTATAGGCGAGGGAGGCAGGGACTCGGGTGGGATGGGAGGATGGGGGAGAGGAGGAAAGCGCGGTCGCATCGCGTGACGAACGATGGGGGCGGACGGGATGGGAGTCGGGACGGCGTGGCGTGGCGCCTTCCGCGAGCCTTGTCTGCTCTTCCCTCATTTACCGCGACCTGGCGCTGGTGGTTAATTAGTTGCTTGCTACCGCGTGGTTAATGCTAATGGTAAACTTGTAGGACTACATTTTTTAATGaacattttattttttatatatttatatagagAGAAAACATCTACTTATGTGCCTAATTAGTTCCTGTAGGATTGAAGTATATATTCATTGTTCACAATATCACAATTATAGAAATCGGATAAATTATTGTAGTAATTCGATTCTCTGGAAAAGAAACACACTTTAAGTGGGGGATAAGTTTGTTTATAGGACtaataatatacaacatgttcggctggagctgaaacgatcgtatatgatcgtggattattactgttggctggtttgatgtgagagaaaaatactgttctgtctagaaatttacgatcgtttacgatcaagcgaacagaccGATAATCATGCAGTGTCTGGAGCAAAGAAGCAAAGTTGTGACCCGCttgttagaaatttaggtattttcattatcagtttaattcaGAATAGTAACTtcagcaggttcgtgacggcatatatgtgcatgtgtatatctctaatgaacACTACAGCGTGCAGTGATAACATACAGATGAACACAGTAGCAACGAGTAtagtaatcacagagattagagtgtacccagcggagggtcccatgccgagggcatcggaggctccattcgcactagtcgacatagtgcgttgcttgaagtcgtggaccacagtcggtgcaggacgatgttcgcagtgcagtcccacgaacggatcaccaggaagaagacgccttgacgttccgcaggcaatcaccgagaagaagatgtacgtggacgagcagtcgcggatcgctcccaaaaaacctaatcgccgcgcaccccgtgcaaggttctctggcggacgagggttccggagacacctgctctcccgctactccgtgcgcgcagaggtacggggcGGGAAAACCAGAAGGCTGCGAAAGTGTGGTTTTCTCGGGAGTGGTTGCGGAAGTACATGATCTGGACTGACGGAAGACTCAGATATATGGACGGGGAGAagagaggcagcggagaatcccagaagacggagacggagagatgGAAGCGAAAGAGACAGTAACTGCCGTAATCAGTTCTCCCgttgttatgtggattaagtggcaaaagactggccacgccctcCCGCTCGCTGGCTGCCCGCCCGCCTGCCACGCCACGGCCTCGGCCCGGCCctggcctgcgcccgcgcccacggacattgtccttttctcagcttctcaatttagatgaataatttccaaccatataagctgagtcaacgttcagtcaaaacccatatggtattaaaccaaacaacgcttaatgttacgcaccatagagttttatttgattcattaaatattatatgggccaagtccATATTAtatcaacaatccccaccaaactctagggtttgtaacaaagtagtctcagaactacatttcttttatataccagtgtttcgatggagactgttaagttgaacatccatctagaacaatagttttacttagtcacaactgaacaatggactaagccttgaattgacagttttgtgtgaggtgaatgtcactaaagtccttagctgatactgggcAGCAAAAGACATCCCCTCTAGTTAAAGCATACaagtcatacttcagtgccttttatgagtatttagagatcatccaaatctcatagactgtgatcAGCAGTCTAACTCATATAGGTGTATTCCTCAAAAGATATTCTGTAGGACAATATTTTTACTTTGACAAGTCACTTGAAACACATTAAGGCAAAAGCCAGCCAGCCTTACAGAAAgtaaagatatgcatcagaaatgagtcttactaaggatcttttctcacaatttactactaacTTGTTTCACCgttctacttcacgggatctccggtcacatagaacaggttatcACTATAGTAAATTCCAAGTGGGTCTTAAACCCATCTCTCTCAATACACTTTTtatcacattgcgtgatagacccttagtgaactgatctgccagattgttagacgtgtggacatagtccaacgttattactccagagtttctcaatttcctgacagattttagtcgtctcttaacatgccttgtggactttatGTTATCCTTGGAACTGTTAACCTttataatcacagtctggttatcacagttcatagaaatagccggtatgtgtttttcaacaaccggtaaatccataaggagatcatgaagccactcagcctcagatccaacagtgtctaatgttgtgagttctgcttccattgtagacttcgttaagatagtctgcttgcaaaacttctaggaaacagcaccacctccaagcgaaaacacatatccacttgtggcataaagctcatcagcattagAAAtttagttggcatcacaatagccttccagcactttcggatgtccggtataacaaataccataactcatggtcccttttaggtagcgcattactctctcaagagcacgccagtgatcatctcccgggtttgatacaaactggctcagcttgcacacagcaaattAGATGTCAGGCCttattgcactagcaagatacatgagcgaaccaatgatctgggaatatcttaactgatcccttgctattcttcgatttttcctcaatagcatgctagggtcataaggtgtaggagcaggtgcacagtcactaaacccaaagcgactcagtaccttttccacatagtgggtttgtaacagagttaccccaccatcaccttctcttagaagcttgatattaagaataacatcagcctcttccaaatctttcatctcaaaatttttagatagaaattccttcacctcctcgatcactttgaggctagatccaaagatcagtatgtcatcaacatataaacacAAAATGACTCcccccccaccataccgatagtacacacatttgtcagcttcattcacaacaaagccagcagatgttaaagttctgtcgaacttctcatgccattgcttaggagcttgttttaggctgtataatgactttaataatttacacaccttaccttcttgaccatttgctacaaactcatcagactgatccatatagatctcctcctccaactcttcgtttaggaaagttgtcttaacgtccatttgatgaacgataagaccataagaggctgccaaggaaagcaaaactcgaattatggtcaatcgggcaaccggtgaataagtatcaaagaaatcctcaccttccttttgagtataacccttggccacaagccttgccttgtacctctcaatagtaccatcgggcctaagctttttcttgaatacccatttgcaacctataggcttgcacacatagggacgatcaactatttcctaagttccattagacataacaaaatccatctcactccgtactgcttccttttATAAGTCAGCATcaagagaggaatatgcctcttcaatagtcattggtgtgtcatccacaaggtacacaatatagtcatcaccaaaagactttgcagtcctctgtctcttgcttttcctggtgactatagtgtcatcgtcctcaggattttgcacatagggttcctcaatttgttctatcggagtaaaatttttatgctcatggggaattataaattcataaccagttgtgctaggtgcattttcatgggaaactcattctaaaaaaatatagcatctctagattccatgattgtatcaacaaccatctcagaaacactagagtttattattaaaaatctataacccacgctgtgaattgCATAACTaagaaagacaccatcaacaatctttggtccaagctttcgctttttgtttattggcacattcacctttgccaaacaaccccaagtttacaggtaagagagatttaatctcttcttctctcattcctcgaatggtgtgatttctttgttctttgtgggcactctatttaggacatgacacgctgtcaatatagcctcaccccaccattccttagatagtctcgcagtctccaacatggcattaaccaaatcagttagagtgcggttcttcctctctgcaatcccattggactgtggtgagtatggtggcgtcctttcatgaataattccatgcaccgcgcaaaactcagaaaattcatttgagaaatattctcccccgcgattggaccgcaaacgcttgattttcttctcaagttgattttctacctcagctttatagattttaaaataatgcaacgcttcatcttttgtttttaataaatacacgtagcaaaatctagtgcagtcatctataaatgtcatgaagtatcgtctaccgcctttagtcaattcaccATTTATTTCGCATAAATTAGAataaacgagttctaatggtgccaagttcttcgcctcagcagccttgtgaggcttgcatggttgcttcgattgcacacacatatggcacttagaatctttgactaagttaaattttgggattaaattcagatttgcaagccgcgtgagacaaccaaaattaatgtgacaaagtcatgaatgccatatattcgactcatccgaaacattaatattgttcaccactttattacacacatcatcaagcaaagataagcggaataagcctccgcaatcataacatttcccaacaaatgttccatgtctcgacacaacacatttattggactcaagtacatttttaaagccatcgcgacacatctgagaagcgctaacaagattcttcttgatggagaggacatgctgcacgttctttaatagcaccgtcttttccgaagtaaacttcagaacgaccgtaccagcaccaagaacacacGCATgtgaaccgtttcccatcagcaaggctccactcctgttggcctgataggaaataaacaaagaaacatcagcacacacatgaatattagcaccactgtccatccaccactcaggtgaaagacaaactgaaagaacaaaaggtaaagaattaccataacTAGATGTTCCTCCTTTAGTCTCGCTAATTACCATGTTTGcggatttcttttcttgcttatatttgcggtctgggcatgcacttgcccaatgctcatcactcccgcaaacaaagtatcctccacctttcttgttgtttttcttcttaaactgtgcaatctgcttaggctttgcattgttgttctcttgcatgttcttcttctttttattacgagatgcaaatgagtttttcttctgcaccatattggcgacggaagactcaactccttttccacgatTGTCTTTTGCTcttgccctctcctcaacatcaagagatccaataagctcagccacgctaaactcttgtctcttgtgttttagagaagtagcaaaatccctccaagaaggtggtagcttagcgattataccgccgaccacaaacttgtcaggcaacaaacatgggaaatgttctagttccttcgctagcgcttgtatctcatgagcctgttcgaccacagaactattttcaaccattttgtagtcatacaactgctccataaggtacagctcactaccagcatcagaaaccccaaattttgcctcaagagcatcccataactctttgcctgatgtgcaagatatgtagtttttctcatacttaagatgaagtgcactaatcacggcgcctcgaaacaggttatcggtagccaagaactttcgctcctcctcaggagtaaactgttcaggcttcccctgtgcggcgtgatagtagttcatcgcagtcaaccacaacaccatcttggcacgccatatcatgaaattcttgccatcaaaattatttggcttcaaagcagcagcaaaaccactgacagaaaattgcctattattaggtttttggattgttagaaatttaggcattttcattatcagtttaatccagaaaagtaacatcagcaggttcatgacggcatatatatgcatgtgtatatctctaatgaacactacagcatgcagTGATAACATACAGATGAACACAGTAGCAGCAAGTACAGTAATCACATAGATTagagtgtacccagcggagggtcccatgccgagggcatcggaggctccattcgcactagtcgacatagtgcgttgcttaaAGTCGTGGATCACAGTCGGTGTaggacgatgttcgcagtgcagtcccatgaacggatcaccagaaagaagacgccttgacgttccGCAGACAATCACCAAGAAGAAGatgtacgtggacgagcagtcgcagatcgttccccaaaaacctaattgccgcgCACCCCGTGCAAGTTTCTCTGGCGGACGAGGTTTCTGGAGGcaactgctctcccgctactccgtgcgcgcagaggtacgggacggggaaaccAGAAGGCTGCGGAAGTGTGGTTCTCTCGAGAGTGGTTGCGAAAGTATAGGATCTGGACTGACGAAAGACTCGGATATATGGATGGGGAGAAGAGAGGCAtcagagaatcccaggagacagaGACGGAGAGACGGAAGTGGAAGAGACAGTAAC belongs to Miscanthus floridulus cultivar M001 chromosome 4, ASM1932011v1, whole genome shotgun sequence and includes:
- the LOC136548020 gene encoding uncharacterized protein, producing the protein MVENSSVVEQAHEIQALAKELEHFPCLLPDKFVVGGIIAKLPPSWRDFATSLKHKRQEFSVAELIGSLDVEERARAKDNRGKGVESSVANMVQKKNSFASRNKKKKNMQENNNAKPKQIAQFKKKNNKKGGGYFVCGSDEHWASACPDRKYKQEKKSANMVISETKGGTSSYGQQEWSLADGKRFTCVCSWCWYGRSEVYFGKDGTN